A section of the Streptomyces sp. CG1 genome encodes:
- a CDS encoding DUF6643 family protein, translated as MTSPRSTYGGGYYSASFPDTPIYDSLVAERGTPQIAPIRVPAAYDTGSHLPALPSALPALPAAPSPQAPAYGYPQTPQPAPLQQAPTAYIPQQASAPRGYPGPQAPQQQRPMGMGTGYEAMRPAAPRPTPTPYQDPYNNQQYRGY; from the coding sequence ATGACCTCCCCCCGCTCCACTTATGGTGGCGGCTACTACTCCGCCTCCTTCCCGGACACCCCGATCTACGACTCGCTGGTGGCCGAACGTGGCACCCCGCAGATCGCCCCGATCCGGGTTCCCGCCGCCTACGACACGGGCAGCCACTTGCCCGCTCTGCCGTCGGCACTGCCCGCCCTCCCGGCGGCTCCCTCCCCGCAGGCCCCCGCCTACGGCTACCCCCAGACGCCGCAGCCCGCGCCGCTGCAGCAGGCGCCCACGGCGTACATCCCGCAGCAGGCGAGCGCCCCGCGCGGCTATCCGGGCCCGCAGGCGCCGCAGCAGCAGCGCCCGATGGGCATGGGTACCGGATACGAGGCCATGCGCCCGGCCGCGCCGCGGCCCACGCCGACTCCGTACCAGGACCCGTACAACAACCAGCAGTACCGCGGCTACTGA
- a CDS encoding right-handed parallel beta-helix repeat-containing protein, protein MAQGTVQVTHTGTSRWRRRTGEYASLAAALEAAADGDVLTIAPGTYRENLVVQRAVTLRGPEGSPGSVRIAPVDGVPLTVRASAVVQDVHVEGQDAAAPALLVEEGTPELMDVRIVTRSAAGIEVRGGARPTVRRCTVDNPAGIGIAVLDGGGGVFEECEVVAAGQAGVAVRGGAHPRLERCRVHHASGTGLTATGENSALEAVGCEVYEVRGSGVQVTQRATAHLTDCDVHRTTADGVTMDTDAVLTLADCRIHDIPENAVDLRSRSVLTLTRTTVRQFGRNGLSVWDPGTRVDANQCEIFDSTGDYPAVWVSDGATAVLDSCRVHDVPDALFVLDRGSRADVVDSDLSQVRNTAVSVSDGATAQLDDCRIREAATGAWFRDHGSGGTLNNCTLDGTQTGVIVTKGADPTIERCTVDSPAEAGFYVSAGGRGSFLNCRVSGSAGYGFHVIDGCRATLRKCRTERCARGGYEFAEAGPDAGSGSGPVVEDCTSDESAGLRPPTVREAAVQTMAHSPGLLGSIPGQRTTEQEPLIAAAEPEQPVRTSKDVLGELDALVGLESVKREVRALTDMIEVGRRRQQAGLKAASVKRHLVFTGSPGTGKTTVARLYGEILASLGVLEKGHLVEVSRVDLVGEHIGSTAIRTQEAFEKARGGVLFIDEAYALSPEDAGRDFGKEAIDTLVKLMEDHRDAVVVIVAGYTTEMERFLSVNPGVASRFSRTITFGDYGPDELLRIVEQQADEHEYRLTPGASEALLKYFTAIPKGPAFGNGRTARQTFEAMVERHASRVAQLTDPTTDDLTLLFAADLPTLS, encoded by the coding sequence ATGGCACAGGGCACGGTCCAGGTGACGCACACCGGTACGTCGCGGTGGCGGCGCCGCACAGGTGAGTACGCTTCGCTCGCCGCCGCCCTGGAGGCCGCCGCCGACGGCGACGTCCTCACCATCGCCCCGGGTACCTACCGGGAAAACCTCGTGGTGCAGCGGGCGGTGACGCTCCGTGGCCCCGAGGGCTCGCCCGGCTCGGTGCGGATCGCGCCCGTGGACGGCGTGCCGCTCACCGTGCGGGCCTCGGCCGTGGTGCAGGACGTGCACGTGGAGGGCCAGGACGCGGCGGCGCCCGCACTGCTGGTCGAGGAGGGCACGCCCGAGCTGATGGACGTGCGGATCGTCACCCGGTCCGCCGCGGGCATCGAGGTGCGCGGCGGGGCACGGCCGACCGTGCGCCGCTGCACCGTCGACAACCCGGCGGGCATCGGTATCGCCGTACTCGACGGCGGGGGCGGGGTGTTCGAGGAGTGCGAGGTCGTCGCTGCCGGGCAGGCGGGCGTGGCTGTCCGGGGCGGTGCCCATCCGCGCCTGGAGCGCTGCCGGGTGCATCACGCCTCCGGCACCGGGCTGACCGCGACCGGCGAGAACTCCGCGCTGGAGGCGGTGGGTTGTGAGGTCTACGAGGTCCGCGGCTCCGGTGTGCAGGTCACCCAGCGGGCGACGGCGCATCTCACCGACTGCGATGTGCACCGCACCACCGCCGACGGCGTCACCATGGACACGGACGCGGTGCTCACGCTCGCCGACTGCCGTATCCACGACATCCCCGAGAACGCGGTCGATCTGCGCTCCCGCTCGGTGCTCACGCTGACCCGGACGACGGTCCGTCAGTTCGGGCGCAACGGCCTGTCGGTGTGGGATCCGGGGACCCGGGTGGACGCCAACCAGTGCGAGATCTTCGACAGCACCGGCGACTATCCGGCGGTGTGGGTCAGTGACGGTGCCACCGCAGTCCTCGACTCCTGCCGGGTGCACGACGTGCCGGACGCCCTGTTCGTGCTGGACCGCGGTTCACGCGCGGACGTCGTGGACAGCGATCTGTCGCAGGTGCGCAACACGGCCGTGTCGGTGAGCGACGGGGCGACGGCGCAGCTCGACGACTGCCGGATCCGGGAGGCGGCGACCGGAGCGTGGTTCCGCGACCACGGCAGCGGCGGCACGCTGAACAACTGCACCCTGGACGGCACCCAGACCGGTGTGATCGTCACCAAGGGCGCCGACCCGACCATCGAGCGCTGCACGGTCGACTCCCCCGCCGAGGCCGGCTTCTACGTCTCCGCGGGTGGCCGCGGCAGCTTCCTGAACTGCCGGGTCAGCGGCAGCGCCGGGTACGGCTTCCATGTGATCGACGGCTGCCGTGCGACGCTGCGCAAGTGCCGTACGGAGCGCTGTGCGCGCGGCGGTTACGAGTTCGCCGAGGCGGGCCCCGACGCCGGGTCCGGGTCGGGCCCGGTCGTGGAGGACTGCACCAGCGACGAGAGCGCCGGGCTGCGGCCGCCCACGGTCCGCGAGGCCGCCGTACAGACGATGGCGCACTCCCCCGGTCTGCTCGGCTCGATCCCCGGGCAGCGCACCACCGAGCAGGAGCCGCTGATCGCCGCCGCCGAGCCGGAGCAGCCGGTGCGGACGTCGAAGGACGTGCTCGGGGAACTCGACGCGCTGGTGGGCCTGGAGAGCGTCAAGCGGGAGGTGCGGGCGCTGACCGACATGATCGAGGTGGGCCGGCGCCGGCAGCAGGCGGGTCTCAAGGCGGCCTCGGTCAAGCGGCATCTGGTCTTCACCGGCTCCCCCGGCACCGGCAAGACGACGGTCGCCCGGCTCTACGGCGAGATCCTCGCCTCCCTCGGCGTGCTGGAGAAGGGGCACCTGGTGGAGGTGTCCCGGGTCGACCTGGTCGGCGAGCACATCGGCTCCACGGCGATCCGCACCCAGGAGGCGTTCGAAAAGGCGCGCGGCGGTGTGCTGTTCATCGACGAGGCGTATGCGCTGTCTCCGGAGGACGCCGGGCGTGACTTCGGCAAAGAGGCCATCGACACGCTGGTGAAGCTGATGGAGGACCACCGGGACGCGGTGGTGGTGATCGTCGCCGGCTACACGACGGAGATGGAGCGCTTCCTCTCCGTCAACCCCGGTGTCGCCTCCCGCTTCTCACGCACCATCACGTTCGGTGACTACGGCCCCGACGAGCTGCTCCGGATCGTGGAGCAGCAGGCCGACGAGCACGAGTACCGCCTGACGCCGGGCGCGTCCGAGGCGCTGCTGAAGTACTTCACGGCCATCCCGAAGGGCCCGGCGTTCGGCAACGGCCGTACGGCCCGGCAGACGTTCGAGGCGATGGTGGAGCGCCACGCGAGCCGCGTCGCCCAGCTGACGGACCCCACCACCGACGACCTGACCCTGCTCTTCGCGGCAGATCTGCCGACACTGTCCTGA
- the lnt gene encoding apolipoprotein N-acyltransferase — translation MTVTATSVDQPDQLQPPSASGVRGGRLLRLVPAVASALCGVLLYVSFPPRTLWWLALPAFAGFGWVLRGRAWKAALGLGYLFGLGFLLPLLVWTGVEVGPGPWLALVAIEAVFVALVGVGVAAVSRLPAWPLWAAALWIAGEAVRARVPFRGFPWGKIAFGQADGAFLPLAAVGGTPVLGFAVVLCGFGLYEAGRLIAERRRSGDVRRGAAAVALLSVAVPVAGAVAARPLVSDKAEGGTRTVAVIQGNVPRSGLEFSAQRRAVLDYHVRETLKLAADIKAGKTPKPDYVLWPENSSDIDPFVNPDAAAVIDGAAKAVGVPISVGAVVGKGGKLLNEQVLWDPVKGPTQTYDKRQVQPFGEYLPLRGLVGAVNKNWTGMVRQDFSRGSEPGVFDIDGAKVGLATCYEAAFDWAVRDTVTHGAEMISVPSNNATFDRSEMTYQQLAMSRIRAVEHSRTVTVPVTSGVSAVIMPDGKITQRTGMFVPAYLVQKVPLRTSRTPATELGILPEIALVLVAAGGVGWAIGSGLRARRARGA, via the coding sequence GTGACCGTCACCGCAACTTCCGTGGACCAGCCGGACCAACTCCAGCCGCCCTCCGCCTCCGGCGTGCGCGGCGGCCGGCTGCTGCGCCTGGTCCCGGCCGTCGCCTCCGCGCTCTGCGGAGTGCTGCTCTACGTCAGCTTTCCGCCGCGCACCCTGTGGTGGCTGGCGCTGCCCGCCTTCGCCGGTTTCGGCTGGGTGCTGCGCGGCCGTGCCTGGAAGGCGGCCCTCGGCCTCGGCTACCTCTTCGGGCTCGGCTTCCTGCTGCCGCTGCTGGTGTGGACCGGCGTGGAGGTCGGTCCCGGCCCCTGGCTGGCTCTCGTCGCTATCGAGGCGGTCTTCGTCGCCCTGGTCGGCGTCGGCGTCGCCGCCGTCTCCAGGCTGCCCGCCTGGCCGCTGTGGGCCGCCGCCCTCTGGATCGCGGGCGAGGCGGTACGCGCGCGTGTGCCCTTCCGGGGCTTCCCCTGGGGCAAGATCGCGTTCGGGCAGGCGGACGGCGCCTTCCTGCCGCTCGCCGCGGTGGGCGGCACGCCCGTGCTCGGGTTCGCGGTGGTGCTGTGCGGATTCGGCCTGTACGAGGCCGGCCGGCTGATCGCCGAGAGGCGCAGGTCGGGCGATGTGCGGCGCGGCGCGGCGGCCGTGGCGCTGCTGAGCGTGGCCGTGCCGGTCGCGGGCGCGGTCGCCGCCCGGCCGCTCGTGAGCGACAAGGCCGAGGGCGGCACCCGGACCGTCGCGGTCATCCAGGGCAACGTGCCGCGTTCCGGCCTGGAGTTCAGCGCCCAGCGGCGGGCGGTGCTCGACTACCACGTGCGCGAGACGCTCAAGCTCGCCGCCGACATCAAGGCGGGGAAGACCCCGAAGCCCGACTACGTGCTGTGGCCGGAGAACTCCTCCGACATCGACCCGTTCGTCAACCCCGACGCGGCCGCCGTCATCGACGGCGCCGCCAAGGCGGTCGGCGTGCCGATCTCGGTCGGCGCCGTCGTCGGGAAGGGCGGCAAGCTGCTCAACGAGCAGGTCCTGTGGGACCCGGTCAAGGGACCGACACAGACCTACGACAAGCGGCAGGTCCAGCCGTTCGGCGAGTACCTCCCGCTGCGCGGGCTCGTCGGCGCGGTCAACAAGAACTGGACCGGCATGGTCCGGCAGGACTTCAGCCGGGGCAGCGAGCCCGGTGTGTTCGACATCGACGGCGCCAAGGTGGGCCTCGCCACCTGCTACGAGGCCGCCTTCGACTGGGCCGTGCGGGACACGGTCACCCATGGCGCTGAGATGATCTCCGTGCCCAGCAACAACGCGACCTTCGACCGCAGCGAGATGACCTACCAGCAGCTCGCCATGTCCCGGATCCGCGCCGTCGAGCACAGCCGCACCGTCACCGTGCCGGTGACCAGCGGCGTCAGCGCGGTCATCATGCCGGACGGGAAGATCACCCAGCGGACCGGCATGTTCGTGCCCGCCTATCTGGTCCAGAAGGTGCCGCTGCGGACGTCCAGGACCCCGGCGACCGAGTTGGGCATCCTCCCGGAGATCGCTCTGGTGCTGGTCGCCGCAGGCGGTGTCGGCTGGGCGATCGGCTCCGGGCTGCGCGCCCGGCGCGCCCGTGGCGCGTAG
- a CDS encoding MOSC domain-containing protein: MGNAEVQSIHVHPVKALRGHAPREAVVEPWGLAGDRRWTLIDDGGKVVTQREQPRLALAAAELLPGGGVRLSAPGQAPLAVSVPEPAGTVPVNVFGTKVEAVPAAQAAHAWCSAYLRADVRLVHMDDPATRRPVDPEYALPGETVSFADGYPLLITTTASLDALNSLISEGSHGHEGPLPMNRFRPNVVVAGTEAWAEDHWSRISVGEVVFRVAKASGRCVVTTVDQDTALRGREPLRTLARHRKAGTKLIFGQNLVPVSPGTIRVGDPVRLLG; the protein is encoded by the coding sequence ATGGGAAACGCCGAGGTGCAGTCGATTCACGTTCATCCGGTCAAGGCACTCCGGGGGCACGCGCCCCGGGAGGCTGTGGTGGAGCCCTGGGGCCTGGCCGGTGACCGGCGCTGGACACTGATCGACGACGGGGGAAAGGTCGTCACCCAGCGCGAACAGCCGCGCCTCGCGCTGGCCGCCGCCGAGCTGCTGCCCGGCGGCGGTGTCCGTCTGTCCGCGCCCGGCCAGGCGCCGCTGGCGGTGTCCGTGCCCGAGCCGGCCGGGACCGTGCCGGTGAACGTCTTCGGCACGAAGGTCGAGGCGGTCCCCGCCGCACAGGCCGCGCACGCCTGGTGCAGCGCTTATCTGCGGGCGGACGTCCGCCTGGTGCACATGGACGATCCGGCCACCCGCCGCCCGGTCGACCCCGAGTACGCCCTGCCCGGCGAGACGGTCAGTTTCGCCGACGGCTACCCCCTGCTGATCACCACGACGGCCTCTCTCGATGCCCTGAACTCGCTGATATCCGAGGGCTCGCACGGCCACGAGGGGCCGCTGCCGATGAACCGCTTCCGGCCCAACGTCGTCGTCGCCGGCACCGAGGCCTGGGCCGAGGACCACTGGTCGCGGATCTCCGTCGGCGAGGTGGTCTTCCGCGTCGCGAAGGCGAGCGGGCGCTGTGTCGTCACCACCGTCGACCAGGACACCGCCCTACGCGGCCGGGAGCCCCTGCGCACCCTGGCGCGCCACCGCAAGGCCGGCACGAAGCTGATCTTCGGCCAGAACCTCGTGCCCGTCTCGCCCGGCACGATCAGGGTCGGGGACCCGGTCCGGCTGCTGGGCTGA
- a CDS encoding glutamate racemase gives MKIALMDSGIGLLPAAAAVRRLRPDADLVLSWDPDGMPWGPRTPDDITRRALDVAEAAAAHEPEVLIVACNTASVHSLPELRARFEPDLPIIGTVPAIKPAAAGGGHVAIWATPATTGSAYQRNLIAQFAAGAHVTEVPCPGLADAVHHADDAAIDAAIASAAARTPEDVTALVLGCTNYELVGERIRAAVERPGRPPLILHGSADAVAAQALRRIGAEPAPDAVADTTLTVLLSGREATLPDTALSYAEGRFLQVVSPVR, from the coding sequence GTGAAGATCGCGCTCATGGACTCCGGAATCGGTCTGCTCCCCGCCGCCGCGGCGGTACGGCGGCTGCGGCCCGACGCGGATCTCGTGCTCTCCTGGGACCCGGACGGGATGCCCTGGGGACCTCGTACCCCGGACGACATCACCCGGCGGGCCCTCGACGTGGCCGAGGCCGCTGCCGCCCATGAGCCCGAGGTCCTGATCGTCGCCTGCAACACCGCGTCCGTGCACTCCCTGCCGGAACTGCGGGCCCGGTTCGAACCGGACCTGCCGATCATCGGTACGGTCCCGGCGATCAAGCCGGCCGCGGCGGGCGGCGGCCACGTCGCCATCTGGGCGACCCCCGCCACCACCGGAAGCGCCTACCAGCGGAACCTGATCGCGCAGTTCGCCGCGGGTGCGCACGTCACCGAGGTGCCCTGCCCCGGCCTCGCGGACGCGGTGCACCACGCGGACGACGCCGCGATCGACGCCGCGATCGCCTCGGCCGCCGCCCGGACCCCCGAGGACGTCACCGCCCTCGTCCTCGGCTGCACCAACTACGAGCTGGTCGGTGAGCGGATCCGGGCCGCCGTCGAGCGGCCCGGCCGTCCACCGCTCATACTGCACGGCTCCGCGGACGCGGTGGCCGCGCAGGCCCTGCGCCGGATCGGCGCGGAGCCGGCCCCGGACGCCGTAGCCGACACCACCCTCACCGTGCTGCTCAGCGGCCGCGAGGCCACACTCCCGGACACGGCGCTGTCCTACGCGGAAGGCCGCTTCCTCCAGGTGGTCAGCCCCGTCCGCTGA
- a CDS encoding O-antigen ligase family protein → MILLGACAGWSLITAAIHDGRPEGVLLAVLALTAGHAVGRVSGALLPVAAPCAGAAAGLALAVALPGLSAGPRYAAPLGHAGGTAALLVLATGAACCAAWATPVPELRLVLRALATGVVLTGAVLGSMAGCVVSTAVLLWSLAVGRVSRRAGCLLGLAVVAALVAGTVWALAGDVLPGGLARVLEGRLTAPRVALWQDALRLAGRNGGLGVGPGRFGEPGGPVPQTLSTDGKPHSAVLQLAAEQGLIGVFLCVAAFCWVLYTLWRSPRSTPVALTAGAALTALAALATVSNALSFTAVTVGAGLLAGWATARPWARDGVEPRPGT, encoded by the coding sequence ATGATCCTGCTGGGCGCCTGCGCGGGCTGGTCGCTGATCACCGCGGCGATCCACGACGGACGGCCCGAGGGCGTGCTGCTCGCGGTGCTCGCCCTGACCGCCGGTCATGCCGTCGGCCGGGTCTCCGGGGCGCTGCTGCCGGTGGCCGCGCCGTGTGCCGGAGCGGCGGCCGGACTCGCGCTGGCCGTGGCACTGCCCGGACTGTCCGCCGGTCCCCGGTACGCCGCCCCGCTCGGCCACGCCGGTGGTACGGCCGCACTGCTGGTGCTGGCCACGGGAGCCGCGTGCTGTGCCGCATGGGCGACACCTGTACCTGAGCTGCGGCTGGTGCTGCGGGCGCTGGCCACCGGGGTGGTGCTGACCGGGGCGGTGCTGGGCTCGATGGCCGGTTGTGTGGTGAGTACGGCCGTACTGCTGTGGTCGCTCGCCGTGGGCCGGGTCTCCCGCCGGGCTGGGTGTCTGCTGGGGCTGGCCGTGGTGGCCGCGCTGGTGGCGGGCACGGTCTGGGCGCTGGCGGGGGACGTACTGCCGGGCGGCCTCGCCCGGGTGCTCGAAGGCCGGCTGACCGCGCCCCGGGTGGCGCTGTGGCAGGACGCCCTGCGACTGGCGGGCCGGAACGGGGGCCTCGGGGTCGGTCCGGGACGGTTCGGCGAGCCGGGCGGCCCGGTGCCGCAGACACTGTCCACCGACGGCAAGCCGCACTCGGCCGTGCTCCAACTGGCGGCGGAGCAGGGCCTGATCGGGGTGTTCCTGTGCGTGGCCGCGTTCTGCTGGGTGCTGTACACACTGTGGCGCAGCCCCCGCTCCACCCCGGTCGCGCTGACCGCCGGCGCCGCCCTGACGGCGCTGGCCGCGCTCGCCACGGTGAGCAACGCGCTCAGCTTCACTGCGGTGACCGTGGGCGCGGGGCTGCTGGCCGGGTGGGCGACGGCGCGGCCGTGGGCGCGGGACGGCGTGGAACCGCGTCCCGGCACGTGA
- a CDS encoding VOC family protein: protein MKALATFARLYVADLDEALPALRELTGQDVRTRFSYGGVELASIGDFLLVAGSEQALAPFRDVQSTVLVDTLDGLHALLAQHGGEILDGPNEVPTGRNATVRHPGGAVVEYVEHAA from the coding sequence ATGAAGGCGCTGGCGACATTCGCCCGGCTCTATGTGGCCGACCTGGACGAGGCGCTGCCCGCGCTGCGCGAGCTGACAGGTCAGGACGTCCGCACGCGGTTCTCCTACGGCGGCGTGGAACTCGCCAGTATCGGTGACTTTCTGCTCGTCGCGGGCAGCGAGCAGGCCCTCGCCCCGTTCCGGGACGTGCAGAGCACGGTGCTCGTGGACACCCTGGACGGCCTGCACGCGCTGCTGGCCCAGCACGGCGGAGAGATCCTCGACGGCCCGAACGAGGTGCCCACCGGCCGCAACGCGACCGTGCGGCACCCGGGCGGGGCCGTCGTGGAGTACGTCGAGCACGCGGCCTAG
- a CDS encoding TerD family protein has translation MGADMSMQKGSNTPVPTTALRVELGWRSGPGVPDADASALLLATGKVRSDGDFVFYNQPAHASGAVRHEGKRTTGAGVTDTLSVDLARVEGAVERIVLAASADGGTFGQVPGLYIEVTDAVSGRAVARFDSTGATVETAFVLGEFYRRQGAWKFRAVGQGYSSGLEGLATDFGITVDEPQHSASPTLAAPAPYPALPTAAAPASPPAPPTRAASAPYPAPPAPATPAPHPVTPPPPPATMPPPPVTPPATPPAPAVRLSRITLTKAAPSVSLAKQGGTSGAMRVNLNWQMQKHLSGWGSRWGGGRGDLDLDLCALYELADGRKGVVQALGNAFGALNRPPYIHLDGDDRTGVVASGENLTINLDHKQDFRRILVFVTIYEGASSFADLHATVTLQPQHGAPIDFSLDECTVPSTVCALALITNTGGDLLVQREARYLVPERGVSPQRTIDRAYGWGMNWTPGRK, from the coding sequence ATGGGGGCGGACATGTCAATGCAGAAAGGATCGAACACGCCGGTGCCGACCACGGCCCTGCGCGTCGAACTGGGCTGGCGCTCCGGACCAGGGGTGCCCGACGCGGACGCCTCCGCGCTGCTGCTGGCCACCGGGAAGGTCCGTTCCGACGGCGACTTCGTCTTCTACAACCAGCCGGCCCATGCCTCCGGCGCGGTGCGTCACGAAGGCAAGCGGACGACCGGCGCAGGCGTGACCGACACCCTCTCCGTGGACCTCGCGCGCGTGGAGGGCGCCGTCGAGCGGATCGTGCTCGCCGCCTCCGCCGACGGCGGGACCTTCGGGCAGGTCCCCGGCCTCTACATCGAGGTGACCGACGCCGTGAGCGGCCGGGCCGTCGCCCGCTTCGACAGCACCGGCGCGACCGTGGAGACGGCCTTCGTGCTCGGCGAGTTCTACCGCCGTCAGGGCGCCTGGAAGTTCCGCGCCGTCGGCCAGGGCTACAGCAGCGGACTCGAAGGTCTGGCAACGGACTTCGGCATCACCGTGGACGAGCCCCAGCACTCGGCTTCGCCCACCCTGGCTGCCCCGGCGCCGTACCCGGCACTGCCCACTGCGGCGGCCCCGGCGTCACCCCCTGCTCCGCCGACCCGGGCGGCCTCCGCGCCATACCCGGCTCCGCCCGCCCCAGCGACCCCGGCGCCGCACCCGGTGACCCCGCCCCCGCCGCCCGCGACCATGCCGCCCCCGCCCGTCACTCCTCCTGCGACTCCGCCCGCCCCGGCAGTTCGCCTGTCCAGGATCACCCTCACGAAGGCGGCGCCGTCCGTGTCGCTCGCCAAGCAGGGTGGCACCTCCGGAGCCATGCGGGTGAACCTCAACTGGCAGATGCAGAAACACCTTTCCGGCTGGGGCAGCCGCTGGGGAGGCGGGCGGGGAGATCTCGACCTGGACCTGTGCGCCCTGTACGAACTCGCCGACGGCCGCAAAGGGGTCGTCCAGGCCCTCGGCAACGCCTTCGGCGCGCTGAACCGGCCGCCGTACATCCACCTCGACGGTGACGACCGCACCGGTGTCGTGGCGAGCGGTGAGAACCTCACCATCAACCTCGACCACAAGCAGGACTTCCGGCGCATCCTGGTCTTCGTCACGATCTACGAGGGCGCCAGCTCCTTCGCCGACCTGCACGCCACCGTCACGCTGCAGCCGCAGCACGGGGCGCCGATCGACTTCTCGCTCGACGAGTGCACCGTCCCCTCCACGGTGTGCGCGCTCGCCCTCATCACCAACACGGGCGGCGACCTCCTCGTGCAGCGTGAGGCCCGCTATCTGGTGCCGGAGCGCGGGGTCAGCCCGCAGCGGACCATAGACCGCGCCTACGGATGGGGCATGAACTGGACGCCCGGCCGCAAGTGA
- a CDS encoding glycosyltransferase: MSALMWITVVSLAAWCWLLLCQGFFWRTDVRLPARREPDTWPPICVVVPARDEAAVLPASLPSLLAQDYPGRAEVFLVDDGSTDGTGELARELARRHGGLPLTVGSTGEPPEGWTGKLWAVRHGIGLARARDPEYLLLTDADIAHAPDSLRALVASAHTGGYDVVSQMARLRVESVWERLVVPAFVYFFAQLYPFRWIGRKGSRTAAAAGGCVLLRAQMAEQARIPDGIRHAVIDDVALARAVKGAGGHIWLGLANRVDSVRPYPRLHDLWRMVSRSAYAQLRHNPLLLLGTVAGLALVYLVPPAAVVVGAAGGGTAPAAAGVVAWAVMAGTYLPMLRYYRQPLWLAPLLPFTALLYLLMTVDSAVQHYRGRGAAWKGRTYARPGAVPDEG; encoded by the coding sequence GTGAGCGCCCTGATGTGGATCACCGTCGTGTCGCTGGCCGCCTGGTGCTGGCTGCTGCTGTGCCAGGGCTTCTTCTGGCGCACGGACGTCCGGCTTCCCGCACGCCGGGAACCGGACACCTGGCCGCCCATCTGTGTGGTCGTACCGGCCCGGGACGAGGCCGCCGTGCTGCCCGCGAGCCTGCCGTCACTGCTGGCGCAGGACTATCCGGGGCGGGCCGAGGTCTTCCTGGTGGACGACGGAAGCACCGACGGCACCGGGGAACTGGCCCGCGAGCTGGCCCGGCGGCACGGGGGGCTGCCGCTGACCGTGGGCTCGACGGGCGAGCCGCCAGAAGGGTGGACGGGCAAGCTGTGGGCGGTGCGGCACGGGATCGGCCTGGCACGCGCGCGTGACCCCGAGTATCTGCTCCTGACGGACGCCGACATCGCGCACGCGCCGGACAGTCTGCGCGCACTGGTGGCGTCGGCCCACACCGGGGGCTACGACGTCGTGTCCCAGATGGCGCGGCTGCGGGTGGAGAGCGTCTGGGAGCGCCTGGTGGTCCCGGCGTTCGTGTACTTCTTCGCGCAGCTGTATCCCTTCCGGTGGATCGGCCGGAAGGGATCGCGTACGGCCGCGGCGGCGGGCGGCTGTGTCCTGCTGCGCGCGCAGATGGCGGAGCAGGCGCGCATCCCGGACGGCATCCGGCACGCCGTCATCGACGACGTGGCGCTCGCGCGCGCGGTCAAGGGCGCCGGCGGGCACATCTGGCTGGGGCTGGCGAACCGGGTGGACAGCGTGCGGCCGTATCCACGGCTGCACGACCTGTGGCGGATGGTCTCGCGCAGCGCCTACGCCCAGTTGCGGCACAACCCGCTGCTGCTCCTCGGTACGGTCGCCGGGCTCGCGCTCGTCTATCTGGTGCCGCCCGCCGCGGTGGTCGTGGGAGCGGCGGGCGGCGGTACGGCGCCGGCGGCCGCCGGCGTGGTGGCCTGGGCGGTGATGGCGGGGACGTACCTGCCGATGCTGCGCTACTACCGGCAGCCGCTGTGGCTTGCTCCGCTGCTGCCGTTCACCGCGCTGCTGTACCTGCTGATGACGGTCGACTCGGCCGTACAGCACTACCGGGGGCGCGGGGCTGCCTGGAAGGGCCGCACGTACGCGCGTCCCGGCGCCGTGCCCGACGAGGGCTGA
- a CDS encoding DeoR/GlpR family DNA-binding transcription regulator has product MSENQNLLAEQRRALILDEVRRRGGVRVNELTRKLGVSDMTVRRDLDALARQGVLEKVHGGAVPVVEASTHEPGFEAKSGLELTAKEDIARAAARLVTPGTAIALSGGTTTYALAQHLLEVPDLTVVTNSVRVADVFHAAQRTSGQRQGAATVVLTGGVRTPSDSLVGPVADQAIAALHFDLLFLGVHGISVEAGLSTPNLAEAETNRRLVHSARRVVVVADHTKWGTVGLSSFATLEQVDTLVTDAGLPAEARAEISEHLRVVVAGEPGEDDTDI; this is encoded by the coding sequence GTGAGCGAGAATCAGAACCTCCTCGCGGAGCAGCGTCGCGCCCTGATCCTGGACGAGGTCCGGCGCCGGGGCGGGGTGCGCGTCAACGAACTGACCCGCAAGCTCGGCGTGTCGGACATGACGGTACGCCGTGACCTGGACGCCCTCGCCCGCCAGGGCGTGCTGGAGAAGGTGCACGGCGGTGCGGTGCCCGTGGTCGAGGCCAGCACCCATGAGCCGGGCTTCGAGGCCAAGTCGGGTCTGGAGCTGACGGCCAAGGAGGACATCGCCCGGGCCGCCGCCCGGCTGGTCACCCCGGGCACGGCGATCGCCCTGTCCGGCGGTACGACGACGTACGCGCTCGCGCAGCATCTGCTGGAGGTGCCCGACCTGACCGTCGTGACGAACTCGGTGCGGGTCGCGGACGTGTTCCACGCGGCGCAGCGCACCTCGGGCCAGCGGCAGGGCGCGGCCACGGTGGTGCTGACCGGTGGGGTGCGCACCCCGTCGGACTCGCTGGTGGGGCCGGTGGCCGACCAGGCGATCGCCGCCCTCCACTTCGATCTGCTGTTCCTCGGGGTGCACGGCATATCGGTCGAGGCCGGCCTGTCCACGCCGAACCTCGCGGAGGCGGAGACGAACCGGCGGCTGGTGCACTCCGCGCGCCGGGTCGTCGTGGTCGCCGACCACACCAAGTGGGGCACGGTGGGCCTGAGTTCGTTCGCGACGCTGGAGCAGGTGGACACGCTCGTCACCGACGCGGGTCTGCCGGCCGAGGCGCGTGCGGAGATCTCGGAGCATCTGCGTGTCGTGGTGGCGGGCGAGCCCGGGGAAGACGACACAGACATCTGA